One segment of Gemmatimonadota bacterium DNA contains the following:
- a CDS encoding antitoxin, whose product MSKRLQVLLPEREYREIEKIARRKRVTVAEWVRQALRAARRQEPLRDTERKLDAVRAAARHSFPTADVETMLREIERGSITTDT is encoded by the coding sequence ATGAGTAAGCGCCTGCAGGTTCTCCTCCCGGAACGCGAATACCGGGAGATCGAGAAGATCGCGCGCAGGAAGCGCGTGACGGTAGCCGAGTGGGTGCGCCAGGCGCTGCGGGCTGCGCGGCGGCAGGAGCCGCTGCGGGATACCGAACGCAAGCTCGATGCCGTCAGAGCTGCCGCCAGGCACTCCTTCCCTACTGCGGATGTAGAGACCATGCTGCGTGAGATCGAGCGCGGCTCTATAACCACCGACACGTGA
- a CDS encoding type II toxin-antitoxin system VapC family toxin, translating into MTLVDSNIPMYLVGAPHPHKSDAQRLLERAINAAERLVTDAEVLQEILHRYTAINRRDAIQPAFDAILGVVDGVFPIELEDVERAKRILHGTPQLSARDSLHTAIMQRYDITEIMSFDTGFDGIPGIRRMQV; encoded by the coding sequence GTGACCCTGGTCGACTCCAACATCCCCATGTACCTCGTGGGGGCGCCTCACCCACATAAGAGCGATGCACAGCGGCTCCTGGAGCGCGCGATCAACGCGGCTGAGCGTCTCGTAACGGACGCGGAAGTGCTGCAGGAGATCCTGCACCGTTACACCGCGATCAACCGGCGCGACGCCATCCAACCGGCATTCGACGCGATCCTGGGGGTCGTTGACGGCGTGTTCCCGATTGAACTCGAAGACGTGGAGCGCGCCAAGCGGATCCTCCACGGAACGCCGCAGCTTTCCGCCCGTGATTCGCTGCATACGGCGATCATGCAGCGCTACGATATCACCGAGATCATGTCCTTCGATACCGGGTTCGACGGCATTCCCGGCATCAGGCGGATGCAGGTGTAG